The Streptomyces achromogenes genome window below encodes:
- a CDS encoding acyltransferase family protein, with protein sequence MSGSPVRRQVQGLDGLRGLAALYVVLFHCWLYTFPGYPDSSAPRWLDGLMFGRLAVVFFLVLSGFSLAISPARRGWRSEGFAEYLRRRAWRILPPYWAALCMSLIIAWFVVPASHSGPPTGGSVLVYGLLGQDVFTAPTPNGAFWSIAVEAELYVVFPLLLFVRRRTGAAVLVGLVTLPVVVRGLMAPGGTPVEGENWLTPHLAPVFVAGMVGAGIVAASNRVRRLPWGWFAVLAAVPVLALGVIQGSVWTLTHYFWVDLAVAPAMTMLIAAVATGRPAVLVRLLTARPLRILGEFSYSLYLIHLPIVLAVIRRVAPYFVSPGLPTFWFTLVLALPVSLFAAWLFSRLFELPFKRNRSWRSIVGETRSARSARPVVTARASGTKPSEDTSRESPAR encoded by the coding sequence GGGTCACCCGTCCGTCGCCAGGTGCAGGGCCTTGACGGTCTCCGGGGTCTGGCCGCTCTGTATGTGGTGCTGTTCCACTGCTGGCTGTACACCTTCCCCGGCTATCCCGACAGCTCAGCGCCCCGATGGCTCGACGGGCTGATGTTCGGGCGTCTCGCGGTCGTCTTCTTTCTGGTGCTCTCCGGATTCTCCCTGGCGATTTCCCCGGCGCGTCGCGGGTGGCGGTCGGAGGGATTCGCCGAGTACCTGCGTCGGCGCGCCTGGCGGATCCTGCCGCCGTATTGGGCGGCGCTCTGTATGAGCCTGATCATCGCCTGGTTCGTGGTACCGGCCTCGCATTCCGGACCGCCCACGGGTGGGTCCGTTCTGGTCTACGGCCTCCTCGGGCAGGACGTTTTCACGGCGCCGACCCCGAACGGCGCGTTCTGGTCGATCGCGGTGGAGGCGGAACTCTACGTCGTTTTCCCTCTCCTCCTGTTCGTGCGGCGGCGGACGGGCGCGGCGGTGCTGGTCGGGCTGGTGACCCTCCCGGTGGTGGTCCGCGGCCTGATGGCGCCGGGCGGAACCCCGGTGGAGGGGGAGAACTGGCTCACTCCGCATCTCGCGCCCGTCTTCGTCGCCGGAATGGTGGGCGCCGGAATCGTCGCCGCGTCAAACCGGGTGCGACGTCTGCCATGGGGATGGTTCGCCGTCCTGGCCGCCGTCCCCGTCCTCGCTCTCGGTGTCATCCAGGGCTCCGTGTGGACGCTGACGCACTACTTCTGGGTGGATCTCGCCGTCGCTCCCGCCATGACCATGCTGATCGCTGCCGTGGCCACCGGCAGACCCGCCGTTCTCGTGCGACTGCTGACCGCGCGCCCCCTTCGGATTCTCGGTGAGTTCTCCTACAGCCTGTACCTGATCCATCTGCCGATCGTCCTGGCCGTCATACGGCGGGTGGCCCCGTATTTCGTGTCGCCGGGTCTGCCCACCTTCTGGTTCACGCTCGTCCTGGCCCTGCCGGTCTCACTGTTCGCGGCATGGCTCTTCTCCCGGCTTTTCGAGCTTCCCTTCAAACGGAACAGATCCTGGAGATCCATCGTCGGTGAGACGAGGAGCGCTCGTTCGGCTCGGCCCGTGGTCACTGCGCGGGCCTCGGGAACGAAGCCGTCGGAGGACACTTCCCGGGAATCGCCGGCCCGGTGA